From a region of the Oscillospiraceae bacterium genome:
- a CDS encoding RNA polymerase sigma factor — protein sequence MLENSSHNAFRKLYLPLHATLFKTALAILRDRNNAEDALQEALLRGYKNFAKLRNQTHFKTWMTRILINTCRDFRRRNPEQLSLDIAAHIPVPDDGEERLHVLECIQRLDQKTREIITLRFWSQLTQEEIAEVMSLPIGTVKSRLSRALSKLKTLLEEDET from the coding sequence ATGTTAGAAAACAGTTCTCATAACGCATTTCGGAAACTATATCTGCCGTTGCACGCCACGCTCTTTAAGACAGCATTGGCGATACTGCGCGACCGCAACAACGCCGAAGATGCGTTGCAAGAAGCGCTGTTGCGCGGTTATAAAAATTTCGCTAAGCTGCGCAATCAGACTCACTTCAAGACATGGATGACACGCATACTTATCAATACTTGTCGTGACTTTCGCAGACGTAATCCCGAGCAGCTGTCCCTCGACATTGCAGCGCATATCCCTGTGCCCGATGACGGCGAAGAACGGCTCCATGTACTCGAATGCATCCAGCGGCTCGATCAAAAGACGCGCGAAATCATCACCCTGCGTTTTTGGTCACAGCTGACGCAAGAGGAGATTGCCGAAGTTATGAGCCTGCCAATCGGCACTGTTAAATCCCGTCTGTCGCGTGCGCTTAGCAAGCTCAAAACGCTATTGGAGGAGGACGAAACATGA